In one window of Thiobacillus sp. DNA:
- a CDS encoding Txe/YoeB family addiction module toxin, producing the protein MSWRVVFSKHAQKDAMKLAAAGLKTKALELLAVLAADPFQNPPPYEKLVGDLAGAYSRRINIQHRLVYEVFPKERAVRVLRMWTHYV; encoded by the coding sequence GTGAGTTGGCGGGTCGTTTTTTCGAAACACGCGCAGAAAGACGCGATGAAGCTGGCTGCGGCAGGCCTGAAGACCAAGGCACTGGAACTTCTGGCCGTTCTCGCTGCCGACCCGTTTCAAAACCCACCGCCCTACGAGAAGCTCGTAGGCGACTTGGCCGGCGCGTATTCGCGACGCATCAATATTCAGCATCGTCTGGTGTACGAAGTCTTTCCAAAGGAACGGGCAGTTCGTGTGTTGCGCATGTGGACGCACTATGTGTGA